A genomic window from Halobaculum sp. MBLA0147 includes:
- a CDS encoding ABC transporter ATP-binding protein, whose protein sequence is MTDDQPAIETRGLTKRYGDVTAVDNLDLTVESGEVFGFLGPNGAGKSTVLNTLLDFVSPTSGEASIMGLDVAADRETIHRRIGVVPEDYGLYDRLSGRRHVELAIELKDATDDPDTLLDRVGLDPDDAQRPAGEYSTGMGQRLALAMALVGSPDLLLLDEPTSGLDPNGARELREIILAENERGATVFFSSHVLEQVEAVADRVGILNDGSMITVDTIEGLRSEMGSGATVSLDVADDPTGDLPDADSLSHVDDVSFTDGTLTATCRRPAAKLTLLDEVRAVTTVSDVRIDESSLEDLFADYTEGSDEPTQTQHASSAAARDGATPTSEVEG, encoded by the coding sequence GTGACCGACGATCAGCCAGCCATCGAGACGCGCGGACTGACGAAACGGTACGGTGACGTGACCGCCGTCGATAACCTCGACCTGACCGTTGAGTCGGGGGAGGTGTTCGGCTTCCTCGGCCCGAACGGCGCCGGGAAGTCGACCGTCCTCAACACCTTGCTCGACTTCGTGTCGCCGACGAGCGGTGAGGCGTCGATCATGGGACTCGACGTCGCCGCCGACAGAGAGACGATCCACCGGCGTATCGGTGTCGTCCCGGAAGATTACGGACTCTATGACCGCCTGAGTGGCCGCCGCCACGTCGAACTCGCGATCGAACTGAAGGACGCGACCGACGATCCGGACACGTTGTTGGACCGTGTTGGACTCGACCCCGACGACGCCCAACGCCCCGCGGGCGAGTACTCGACTGGGATGGGCCAACGGCTCGCGTTGGCGATGGCGCTCGTCGGCTCACCCGACCTGTTGTTGCTGGACGAACCGACGAGTGGACTCGACCCGAACGGTGCGCGCGAACTCCGCGAGATCATCCTGGCGGAGAACGAGCGTGGCGCGACGGTGTTCTTCTCGAGTCACGTCCTCGAACAGGTTGAGGCGGTCGCGGACAGGGTCGGCATCCTCAACGACGGCTCGATGATCACGGTCGACACCATCGAGGGACTCCGGTCGGAGATGGGGAGCGGTGCGACCGTCTCGCTCGATGTCGCGGACGACCCGACCGGCGACTTGCCTGACGCTGATTCGCTCTCGCACGTCGACGACGTGTCGTTCACCGACGGGACGCTCACGGCTACGTGCCGCCGGCCGGCTGCGAAGCTGACACTCCTCGACGAGGTGCGCGCAGTGACGACGGTCTCGGACGTACGGATCGACGAGTCGTCGCTTGAAGACCTATTCGCCGACTACACGGAGGGAAGCGACGAGCCGACGCAAACCCAGCACGCGTCGTCGGCTGCCGCTCGCGACGGTGCGACTCCGACTTCGGAGGTGGAAGGATGA
- a CDS encoding methyl-accepting chemotaxis protein, whose amino-acid sequence MGANQSTDRGRVEEWIEEFVRYTPDGTTIPEDMWQSRHRTILLSLFAHVPFLLALGLYSGTESVLTGAQIPATPAWLVLGELGVLVAIGALSAWSRPSRRARTTLAAVGMMTSSTLLVQFSGGYIEAHFHFFVVMAVVAIYEDWVPFLVGLVYVAVGHGVFATIDASRVYNHQAAIQYPWSWAVIHAAFILMLIAALMTNWRSLERSREEAEQRLAEVAERDDKIEEVEAARAEADAKRAEVAELNEHLETVADEYSAAMGRAADGDLTVRLERHGESEAMDRIADAFDEMMAEFEGTLEEIQTFAAAVETATGETTAELSEASEAGDRVRASVDDIAEGTAGQRASLEEVSDEMNNLSATIEEVASSAETVAATAEETARLADDGEALAETAVERTTEARTAIDETAARVESLESQVAEIGEITGLISDIAEQTNMLALNANIEAARAGGDGSGAGDGFAVVASEVKSLAEETAEAAGDIEELIAETRTKTAAAVEEVETAREAVEASSEAVTEAGDVFEEVAENTAETDDGVREISGATDDQAASTEEAVAMVEEAATVSRDNEAKAETAASAADQQASATDRVRDRADSLAEQAERLRELLATFEVTGDDRVGPDETPAPTGGTAVGDGGRTE is encoded by the coding sequence ATGGGGGCGAACCAGTCGACGGACCGTGGACGGGTGGAGGAGTGGATCGAGGAGTTCGTGCGGTACACGCCGGACGGGACGACGATCCCGGAGGACATGTGGCAGTCGCGCCACCGGACGATCCTCCTGTCGTTGTTCGCACACGTCCCGTTCCTGTTGGCACTGGGACTGTACTCGGGGACGGAGTCGGTTCTGACCGGGGCGCAGATACCGGCGACACCGGCGTGGCTGGTGCTCGGCGAGTTGGGGGTGCTCGTCGCCATCGGCGCGTTGTCGGCGTGGTCGCGTCCGTCACGGCGCGCGCGGACGACGCTGGCAGCCGTGGGAATGATGACCTCCTCGACGCTGCTCGTCCAGTTCTCTGGCGGGTACATCGAGGCGCACTTCCACTTCTTCGTGGTGATGGCCGTCGTCGCTATCTACGAGGACTGGGTGCCGTTCCTGGTCGGGTTGGTGTACGTCGCCGTCGGGCATGGGGTGTTCGCGACCATCGACGCGAGTCGCGTGTACAACCACCAGGCGGCGATCCAGTACCCGTGGTCGTGGGCCGTCATCCACGCCGCGTTCATCCTGATGTTGATCGCGGCACTGATGACGAACTGGCGCTCGTTGGAACGGTCTCGCGAGGAGGCGGAGCAGCGACTCGCCGAGGTGGCGGAACGCGACGACAAGATCGAGGAGGTCGAGGCCGCCCGCGCCGAGGCCGACGCCAAGCGGGCGGAGGTGGCCGAGTTGAACGAGCACTTGGAGACCGTCGCCGACGAGTACAGCGCGGCGATGGGTCGCGCGGCAGACGGTGACCTGACCGTCCGACTCGAACGTCACGGCGAGAGCGAGGCGATGGACCGAATCGCGGATGCCTTCGACGAGATGATGGCGGAGTTCGAGGGGACGCTCGAAGAGATCCAGACGTTCGCGGCGGCCGTCGAGACGGCGACGGGAGAGACGACTGCCGAGTTGTCGGAGGCGAGCGAGGCGGGCGACCGGGTGCGGGCATCTGTCGACGACATCGCCGAGGGGACGGCGGGTCAGCGGGCCTCGCTAGAAGAGGTGTCCGACGAGATGAACAACCTCTCGGCGACGATCGAGGAGGTCGCCTCCTCCGCAGAGACGGTCGCAGCGACCGCCGAGGAGACGGCACGGTTAGCCGACGACGGCGAGGCGTTGGCCGAGACGGCCGTCGAGCGCACCACCGAGGCGCGGACGGCGATCGACGAGACGGCGGCTCGCGTCGAGTCGCTGGAGTCGCAGGTCGCCGAGATCGGCGAGATCACGGGGCTGATCTCCGACATCGCCGAGCAGACGAACATGCTCGCGTTGAACGCCAACATCGAAGCCGCACGAGCGGGTGGCGACGGGAGCGGGGCCGGCGACGGCTTCGCGGTCGTCGCCAGCGAGGTGAAGAGTCTCGCCGAAGAGACCGCCGAGGCCGCCGGCGACATCGAGGAGTTGATCGCGGAGACCCGAACGAAGACGGCGGCCGCCGTCGAGGAAGTGGAGACGGCGCGCGAGGCAGTGGAGGCGAGTTCGGAGGCAGTCACCGAGGCGGGCGACGTGTTCGAGGAAGTCGCCGAGAACACGGCGGAGACGGACGACGGCGTCCGCGAAATCAGTGGCGCGACGGACGACCAAGCCGCCAGCACAGAGGAGGCGGTCGCGATGGTCGAAGAGGCGGCGACCGTCAGTCGCGACAACGAGGCGAAGGCGGAGACGGCGGCGAGTGCAGCCGATCAACAGGCGTCGGCGACGGACCGTGTCCGGGACCGAGCCGACTCACTGGCGGAACAGGCCGAGCGGCTCCGCGAACTGCTCGCGACGTTCGAGGTGACTGGCGACGACCGGGTTGGCCCCGACGAGACACCGGCACCGACCGGCGGGACGGCGGTGGGTGACGGCGGTCGGACGGAGTGA
- a CDS encoding ABC transporter permease subunit, with protein MSTQVVARKDLADAGRSRTLWAVTAVVVLLTGGIAALIATTQREEPARQILSFTFQLSVGTLPIVGLVLGKGAITAERESGSLRMLLSLPPSRGSVLAGKFLGRSVLMLAATAVGVGVTVAALVGFGIGGELSLFVSFATALATMGVAFVAVGVAISASVETETRATALAVTVFMIAVVLWNVVMQAIRFIAVELGLLSETAETAPLWLRVLQTLPPNEAANGVFNALSQGTALAPDPFASAWFPALLLLAWIVLPLAVGYLRFRDADLG; from the coding sequence ATGAGTACCCAGGTCGTTGCCCGGAAGGACCTCGCTGACGCCGGTCGGTCGCGGACACTGTGGGCCGTCACGGCCGTCGTCGTCCTGTTAACCGGCGGAATCGCCGCCCTGATCGCCACCACGCAACGAGAGGAGCCAGCAAGACAGATCCTCAGCTTCACCTTCCAGTTATCCGTAGGGACCCTCCCGATCGTCGGACTCGTTCTCGGGAAGGGTGCGATCACCGCAGAGCGCGAGTCTGGGTCGCTTCGGATGCTGTTGAGTCTGCCGCCGTCGCGCGGGAGCGTGCTCGCTGGGAAGTTCCTCGGCCGCTCGGTACTGATGCTCGCCGCAACGGCGGTCGGTGTGGGTGTCACCGTCGCCGCACTGGTAGGCTTCGGTATCGGCGGCGAACTCTCGCTGTTCGTGTCGTTCGCCACTGCGCTCGCTACGATGGGCGTGGCGTTCGTCGCCGTCGGTGTGGCGATTTCCGCCTCGGTTGAGACCGAGACACGCGCGACGGCACTTGCTGTCACCGTCTTTATGATCGCTGTTGTCCTGTGGAACGTCGTCATGCAGGCGATCCGGTTCATCGCGGTCGAACTCGGGCTATTGTCCGAAACGGCCGAGACCGCTCCACTGTGGCTCCGGGTTCTACAGACACTCCCACCGAACGAAGCCGCGAACGGCGTTTTCAATGCACTCTCTCAAGGAACCGCACTCGCTCCCGACCCGTTCGCGTCCGCGTGGTTCCCTGCACTGTTGCTGTTGGCCTGGATCGTACTCCCACTCGCCGTCGGCTATCTCCGGTTCCGAGACGCCGACCTCGGCTGA